Proteins encoded together in one Triticum dicoccoides isolate Atlit2015 ecotype Zavitan chromosome 7B, WEW_v2.0, whole genome shotgun sequence window:
- the LOC119340792 gene encoding 26.2 kDa heat shock protein, mitochondrial-like translates to MASAVARRGAALPSLLEKLLAKPSKSGAPVSFALRPAAVTAARRPYNTLGKEGRLYDDEDDDSSSGESGSEYEDTDSDDRRRARDFFVPGFSQDVLDQFGAHTSFGRLLSALEEAAAPTGLSSTAGASRLGRWVSKVDDDAVYLKVPMPGLGKEHVKVWAEPNGLVIKGEGDKEPWDGDDDSAVPRYSRRIKVPADAFKMDKIKAEMKNGVLRVTVPRLKEEERKDVFQVKIE, encoded by the exons ATGGCTTCCGCCGTCGCTCGCAGGGGTGCCGCGCTGCCCAGCCTCCTCGAGAAGCTGCTCGCCAAGCCGTCCAAGTCGGGTGCGCCCGTGTCCTTCGCGCTCCGTCccgccgccgtcaccgccgcccgccgcccgtacAACACCCTGGGCAAGGAGGGCCGCCTCTacgacgacgaggacgacgactCCTCCAGCGGCGAGAGCGGCAGCGAGTACGAGGACACCGACTCCGACGACCGCCGCCGCGCCCGCGACTTCTTCGTCCCCGGCTTCTCTCAGG ACGTGCTCGACCAGTTCGGCGCGCACACCAGCTTCGGCCGCCTGCTTTCTGCGCTGGAGGAAGCTGCCGCTCCGACCGGTCTCTCCTCCACTGCCGGGGCGTCGCGGCTCGGACGCTGGGTGTCGAAGGTGGACGACGACGCTGTGTACCTCAAGGTGCCGATGCCGGGGCTGGGGAAGGAGCACGTGAAGGTGTGGGCCGAGCCGAACGGCCTGGTGATCAAGGGCGAGGGCGACAAGGAGCCCTGGGACGGCGACGACGACTCCGCGGTGCCGAGGTACAGCCGCCGCATCAAGGTGCCCGCCGACGCGTTCAAGATGGACAAGATCAAGGCCGAGATGAAGAACGGCGTGCTCAGGGTGACCGTGCCCAGGCTGAAGGAGGAGGAGCGCAAGGACGTGTTCCAGGTGAAGATCGAGTAG